A single region of the Palaemon carinicauda isolate YSFRI2023 chromosome 17, ASM3689809v2, whole genome shotgun sequence genome encodes:
- the LOC137656531 gene encoding uncharacterized protein, with product MAMAMDIAMSMTMSKCKSLAMSMSMAITMAMAMSMAIAMSMAMAMAMAMAMAMTTTKAMAMAISMAMAMAMAMATATATAMARATAMSMAKDMDMATAMAISMSMSMAKAMAMAMCMSMAMAMSTATAMAMAIATTTATTIVMATSMAMAMAMSMLMAKAMAIVMAMAMSMSTAKAISTFTSTATATTTSTGMATAMATGTATAIATATSMAIAMAMSITMSMVMAMTMSMSMGMAMAMSVWLWLCVSLCLCLCLLLGLSMSGYGYVYIYVYGYGYGYVYVYGQGHIHVHVHGYGYGYVDGDGDGNGDGYGYGYSYGYIYGYCYGYVYNYVYGHGYDYVYVYGYGYGYVCLAMALC from the exons atggctatggctatggatatagctatgtctatgactatgtctaAGTGTAAAtctttggctatgtctatgtctatggctataactatggctatggctatgtctatggctattgctatgt ctatggctatggctatggctatggctatggctatggctatgactacgactaaggctatggctatggctatatctatggctatggctatggctatggctatggctacggctacagctacgGCTATGGCTAGAGCTacagctatgtctatggctaaggaTATGgatatggctacggctatggctatatctatgtctatgtctatggctaaggctatggctatggctatgtgcatgtctatggctatggctatgtctacggctactgctatggctatggctatagctacaACTACTGCTACGACTATAGTTatggctacgtctatggctatgg ctatggctatgtctatgcttatggctaaggctatggctatagttatggctatggctatgtctatgtctacagcCAAGGCCATATCCACGTTCACGTCCACGGCTACGGCTACGACTACGTCGACGGGGATGGCGACGGCAATGGCGACGGGTACGGCTACGGCTATAGCTACGGCTAcatctatggctattgctatggctatgtctataacTATGTCTATGGtcatggctatgactatgtctatgtctatgggtatggctatggctatgtctgtctggCTATGGCTTTGTGttagtttatgtctatgtctatgtttatTGCTAGGACTatctatgtctggctatggctatgtctatatctatgtctatggttatggctatggctatgtctatgtctatgg cCAAGGTCATATCCACGTTCACGTccacggctacggctacggctacgtcGACGGGGATGGCGACGGCAATGGCGACGGGTACGGCTACGGCTATAGCTACGGCTAcatctatggctattgctatggctatgtctataacTATGTCTATGGtcatggctatgactatgtctatgtctatgggtatggctatggctatgtctgtctggCTATGGCTTTGTGttag